In Desulfurococcaceae archaeon MEX13E-LK6-19, the genomic window TCAAATAATATGTGTCTCCAATAGACAAAAAGAACTGTTGATTTCATATATGAATGGATTAAAAAATAAGGTTGCTGTTATTTATAACCCTATTCCGGATGATCTAAAGAATATTAATTCTAAAATAAACTATAGTGATTACCCAATTATAGCTTATATGGGTGGTAGTAATGTAATCAAAGGAGCTTATATAGCGTTGAAAGCTGCTATTGATGTATTACGTAAAACCAACAATATTAAAAGCAAAAAGGTAACTTTCTTTATGAACATTCTAGGTAAACGTGACAGTTCTCTAAAATGGCAAATGGGGGTTGGTCCGATAGAGATAGTTGATAGAATAAAAAATATACTGGCTGGAAATGAGAATCTAGTAATTACAGGATGGATTGATAGAAAACAGTATATTAATTTACTTCAAAAAAGTTGGGCAGTACTTGTTCCCTCATTATGGGAAGAACCTTTACCATATGTTGTGATGGAAGCCATGGTTACAGGAACTATACCATTGGCTTCAAGAGTTGGTGGTATACCCGAAATGGTCTATAATACACCAGCATATAGATTTCTTTTCAATCCCTATAATTATAATGAACTTCAAAAAAATATAGAATCTGTAACATCATTAGAGAAGAAAGAAATAGAAGATATAGGTAATGAATTAATAGAGAATGCGTATAAAAAGTTTAATGAACATATTATTTTAAATAAATTAGAAAACGTATTTAATTAATGAACTTCATATCATTCTTAGCAAGTATTTCGTCAATCCTTACAATACTTTTCCTATTGCTCTATAGTGTTAGCGGAAAATATACAAACATAATTAAAAAGGGTGTAAGTAATTTAGACTATGGTAAGAAATATCTATTAATAATAAATATTTTTTTAATGATATTATTAATAATAGCTTCTATAAAATCAATTATTTATAGACCTAATTATTGGTACTACATTTATGTGCTGATAACAAATACTTTATTTATTTATTATTTATTATCGCTGGTAAATGAATCTAAAATACATAAATCATATTTTTTGCTTACTATTCAAATTGTTGTATTTTCTTTAGTGATACTAACAACATTTAATGTAGTTGGCTGGGTTCCTATAACAAGTGATGAAGGCAGGTATATAGGGTATGCCTACAGGATAGTTAAGGAGCATAAATGGTTTCCTTATAAGTATCCTGAGCATGAATATTATCAACCATTTCATGTTATACCATATCTAAGAGCAGTGTTTTCTCTAATTACTTGTCTTCCTATAGAGACTATTGCTCATGTTTTGTTCGTTTTATGTATTAATATAATTTTCATGATGTTAATTTACATTCTGTCTAAAAGAATTTCAAACAATATAATTATAGCATTATTATCCATGGCTTTATTTTATGTTTCTCCAGCTACATCAGTGATTAATTTCATACCACGAGTATTAAGCAATATGCTCTTCTTTACTATGGTTACTGTTCTCCTGAAAAAAGATATTAAAATAGAAGTGAATGATTTAATAGTACTGCTTATAATAATAATTTCAGGGACGCTTATACATCCAACTTTTTCTTTACTTTCAGGACTTTTTATAGTAATTTTCATTGTTTTTATTAATCATAATAAGAAAAGAATATTTCATATAATACTCATAATGTTTGTATTTATAACCCTGACGTACTGGCTTATTACAGCTGGCTTAATTATAACTGTTAAATCGAGCAGGAACTTCTTCTATGGCTTGGTTTCAATCTTTAATGTTCTATCAGGCGAGAGTACGCAAAATATTACTAGTGGCATAAGAGAACCCCATTACAGTAGAGCTCCATTACATTTAGCTTACTCTTGGGCATTCCTTCCTGCAATTTCTGCGGCATTCTTATTGAGTAAACTTATGCGTTTGGATAAAAAGAAAAACCTATATGGTAATTTTTTTGGTGCCCTGTCTTTTGTGAGTATATCATTAATTATATTAGGTTATGCGATACGATTTACTAGTGAACAATCAGTATATATAGGATATCCTTCATACTTACTGGCACTGCTAGTGGCTATAAACTATGTGTATAGACTATGGCGTAAGGGGTTTATGAACATAATCTTGTTTATAATTCTATTGTCTGTGGGGGTGAATGTTGCCATTCTTGATCCATCATATTCCCCTGACGTATACAACTTAGTACCTATACCGGATAATACATATTGGAATATAGGAAAGAGTTTATCATTTTTAATAACTGGTGAATATACAAAACAAGTAGATAGAGAAATTAGGCTTGGTTTAAATGCGTACATAATTGCTAATAAACCACAGCTCTTTGAGTTTTATAATGTACGGATAAAATCCAAACAAATCCTATATGTAAAAGTTTACGGTAAAAATGAATATTGTTGCGATCTTAAATTCAATATTCTAGTATATAATTGCTTAAAAGTAATAGTATTACTTAATTAACATAGGTGCGATACTATGGGTAAGCTAGCATTAATAGGACTTGATGGCATGTCGTGGCATGTATTGCTCTCTTACCAGGATGCATTCAAAAGCACCTTAAAACTAGCTTCAAATGGTATGAGGGGTATTTGTTGGAGTATACCGCCATATACTCCACCTTCCTGGATATCTATATCGACGGGTGTTCACCCCCTAAAGCATAAAATACTGGGATTTACAAAACCCTTAATAGACAAAAAGGGTAATGTTAAAACAGTACTAATCAAAAGTACTGATATAAAGTATCCTCGCCTAAGTGAAATACTATCAATGAATGGAATGAAAAGTCTTGTCATAAATCATATATTTTCATATCCTTTAACGGGATGGTTTCTGTTTAATCACGTAATAGTGAGTGATGATACATCGCCGCAAAAAATAATCTTTCCTCGAAAATTTAATATGTTCCTTAAATACTTTCAATGTTCAATTAAAGGCAGTAAAGAAAGTGATAAATGGATAGTAGATTTGGCGCAAAAACTTGAAGCAAAGATTGAAGGAATACATAAATTAATTCAAGAAGTAGAACCAGACTTCTTATGGGTTATGTTTAAGGAACCTGATATTATAATGCATTATTTGCAGTTTGTCGCTGCTGGTTTACATAATGATAAGGTTATGGAAGTATTTTCACTAATAGATGACTTCATTGACTATGTGAAAAAACAATTTGATTATGTAGTTATTGTCTCTGATCATGGTTTTAATGTATATATAAACAGGTTAAACGTTTACAGTATATTGGCCAAAGGTCTTCATTTAGAAGAAACGAAAAGAGCTATCTTGCTGAAAATATTTGTTCTCCCTTTATCTAAGTATGTAACATGGTTTCTCTTAAGTTCAATGTTTAAACAGAGCCTTTGGTATAAGCTTAGGCATTACATATCGTTATATTTTGGATCACGAAAGAAATTCTGTAATAAAATAAATAATGTAAACAATAGTACCATATTTTTTGATGAAGTTGATGCTGATGATGCTTTTATTGTATATATACTTGATGATGAAATATTTAAAAAAGCCATTAGTATATTAAAGAGACATAAATTAATTGAAGACGCTACACCTTTTGATATAGGAGGTATAAAAGGAATTCTTGTTGTACCTAAAAAAGGTTTACATTTTATCAATAATCGTGCGTACAAGGAGGAACTTATTTACTTTGCAGCATCACGTCATAGTCCAGCAGGATTATATATAATATATGGAAAACATTTATCCTCCGAAGTACGAAATATCAACAACTATGACATAGCTCCAACAGTATTATCTCTTTTGAAAATTCCTTTAGCAACCCATTTTGATGGTAAACCATTGGTTTTACAACCTCAACTTGAGAAAAAAGACTATCTTAGCAAATATTATCTGTTAAAGAAATTGTACAAAATAAAAGAAAAAGTTTCTTTAGGAGGGATATATGGGTGAGTCCTTTAATTAGAGTATTAAAAGTATTATTTGTGATCCCGCATAATCCTATATGGATTGGATCAGAAAAAACTAGTATATTAAATCACCCTGCATTATTTAGGAAACTTCTATTATTTCGGGACTCTTTCGATAAAATAATAGTTTTCCGAGGGTATTATGATAAATATATCAGTAAGAAAATCAAGATAGAACACTATAAAAATGGTTATTTCCTTGATAAAGTAATAGACGTAGCAATACCTTATTCTAATATTTTGTTTTACAGTTTTAGAATTATTGTAATAACTTTATCATTGTTAATTAGTATAGTATTATTTTTTAATAAAAGGATAAAAATAGTGTTTCTGTTCTTCGATCATACTCATATATTTACACTGGTATTACGGTTATTTGTCAAACTATTTAATATACCTATAATTTCTTTCTATGTAAATACACCAATAAATGTAAAAGAATATTTCTGTTATTTATTTTCTAAACTATGTGATTCATTCAGTCTTGTTAATCATCCTTTGATATCATTAAGGCTACGTTTGAAGAAATTTTTAGTCATACCTAACATACCCGATCAGGAATTTTTTCAAGATGTTGACATAAGAAATAGAGATAAGAAAACAATAATAGTTGTATCTAGACTTACACCAGAAAAGAGAGTAGAATTGGCGATACCTGTTATGAATAAGCTTGGAAAAATTTTTCCTGAGACAAAGCTTTTTGTGATTGGTGATGGTCCTCTTAGAAAATATCTTGAAAAATTGGCTTTTAAATATAATTTACTTAACAAGAACATCTTTTTCCTAGGTCATAGACATTTACATGAGGTTTTATCGATTATGAAAAAAGCAGGCTTTTTATTGCATTTTTCACGTCATGAATATTTTCCTAACGTCATTGTTGAGGCTATGGCTTGTAATTTACCTGTAATAACCTTTGCCGTTCCAGCTTATTGTTGGATTTTAGGTGAAGCAGCATCCATTCCTTTGTATCCTCAAAATCTAGAGGACATTGTGAAGTCAATAATATATTTATCAAATGACGATAAAATGTATTATAATAAAGTGCTTTATCAAAAACGTAGGCTACAATATATAATTGATTTATATAATAAACAAATTTATTTACTCAAGAATTATATTTCAAAATTGATTAATAAGGGATATGTTTAAATTCTCGACAACACCTCTCATTATTGTCGATTAAGCTATTAGGGGTAAAGATATGGGTGTTCTAATATCGTTTTGCGGCCCCGATGGTGTAGGTAAAACAACAATGTATAGAATGTTAAAACATGTCTTTCAATTATATGCGAAAATATATAAAGTTGATTATGTATGGTTAAGATCACCCCATACTTTTGCTTTTATTCTGTATAATTTCTATAGAAAAATAGGCTATGCTCGTCCAATACTTAAGACGAAAGTTTCAAAATACTTGTGGATATACATAGAGTTTGTAAGTATTCTTCCTAAGTTGATTATGATACTGATTAAACAACTATGTACGAAAAGAATAATTATTGCAGAAAGGTACCTACTTGATTCCATTGTTACCATTCTTGTCTATTTTGTCAGAGATATTAGTTTTATGAATTCATTGCCAATACGTTTTTTACTACTGGTTTCTTTTAAAAGCGTAACTAAAGGAAAGACTGTATTTATATGTTTAGATGCGGATGAAAAAACAATAATTGAAAGAAGAACAAAAAGATTATCTGATACTGATATTCATCTTCTCGTTCCTATAATTAGGGAAAAAATTAGGCCTTATATAGTTGTGCAACGCATCATGTATAGAAAACTTGTCAAGTATCTAGGTGGATTCATTGTAGATAACACCGAAAAAACACCAATAGATACACTACACGAGGTCTTGACAATATTAAACAAAGTTTATAAATGGGAGCTTATACTATAAAGTGGTATAAACCTTAAATTTTATCTATATACAACTTTTTCCTTCTAATTGGCCAGAGGAGAAGTTGTTTCTGTTAAGAAGGAATATTAATAACATTAAGATAATTGACTATGTAAGGTAAAAAATAAATAGCAAAACTTTAAGGATTACTATCTATAATTGGTTATCTATACTTTGGGGGCGTCTAATGATGAATGAGTATATGGAATACAAAGTAGGCATTGTTGGTGGAAGTGGATATATAGGTTTTGAGTTGGCCAGATATCTAAGTAATTTTATAAAGGTGAAAATAATAGACATAAAGCCTCCTATAAATCTTCCAGCAAATATAGAGTATGTTTATGGCGATGTCCGTGATTATAATTCGATTAAAAAAGCATTGAAAGACGTGGATGTAGTAGTACATTCGGCAATAATACAAATACCTAGAATAAATAAAGAAAAGAAATTAGGTTATGAAGTCAATGTTATTGGTACACAAAATGTCTGTAAGGTTACTGAAGAAAATGAAAGGATAAAAGGTATGGTCTTGACAGGAACGTGGCATGTTTTTGGTGAAAGGGAAATTACTGGCATTATCAATGAGGAATTCGGTTATAGGCCAGATAAGGTTGAAGAACGAGCAAAATTATATGCTCTTTCTAAGGTTATTCAGGAAAGTATAGTTAGATTTTATGATGAAATGTCTGAAAAAGTTTTTGGTGTTATAAGGTTAGGGACAGTACTAGGTGAAAGAATGCCTGAAAAAACTGCGGCTAATATATTTATCAACAATGGACTTAAAGGTAAACCTTTAACGCCATATAAACATAGTATGTATCGTCCAATGTTATATATCGATATCAACGATGTATGTAGAGCCTTTAAAATATTTATTGATAAAATATTAAATGAGGAATTCAAGGAAACTTCGTATCATATAATTAACTTAGTTTATCCTGAGCCTGTAACAATAATAGAGTTAGCTGAAATAATTAAAGAAGTTATAACAGAGATTACTAATGGAAAAATATCTCCCCCTATACAAATTGTTGACAAGGGCTTACCGATGATGTTCTCTCCTGAAGATAAAAAGAAGTTCCAAGTAGATCTAAGTAAGTTAGAGAAAGTATTAGGGATAAAATCTCTCATAAGTGTAAAGGATTCAATTAGACGAATTATTAGTTCTAGACTTAGAAATACAGTGTTTAATATCCAATAATTAGATTATGTTTTACTATCTAGTGATGGTTCAAATTAAATTTCTAGCTAAACTTTATTAGTAATCACATAATTATGTTCAATAGAGTAATAGCTATGATATGTAATTATTAATTGGTTGTTACTTAATTAATAACCTTTTAACTTTTATCTTTACTTTTAGTATAGATAGGTGAATACACCTAGGTGGTCTGTAGGATTAGGATAATGACAAATATATTGTATTGAAATAAATACATAGAATTGGTGCATGTCCGTGGGGAGAACGTGTAAAGTTAGCGTGATAATCCTCACGTACAATAGTGTATCTAAGTTAGGTAAATTGTTTGATAAAGTACTATCAAGTATATTTATGCAAGATTACCCCAATTTAGAGGTAATAGTAGTTGACAATAATTCAAATGATGGAACATTTGAATATGTAAAGAAAAAATATAGTTCTAAGTACAATCTTAAAGTTTTACGATTAAAGAAAAACTATGGATGGGGTGGAGGAAATAACCGTGGTGCTTTATTGGCTAAATATTCCGACTTCCTATTATTCGTAAATGATGATGCTATCCTTGGGCCTAACTGTGTAAGCAAGCTTGTAAAGGTATTGAATGAACATCCTAATTTAGCGGCGGTTCAGCCATTAATTATTGAAGGTAATGGAAATATTATTTGTGGTCTTGATATGGGTTTTTCTGGTTTTTCCAGTATAGTTTCACACATACGAAGCTATCCTTTATCTGAGGCTTTTTATGTTAGTGGAGCTGTTTTCTTAACAAGAACTGACGTCTTTTTCCGGTCCGGAATGTTTGACGAAGATTTATTTGTATATCATGATGATACTGATTATTGTTGGAGGTTAAGGCTTATCGGTTATAAAGTTGCTTGTATAGCTGATGTTTATGCTTATCATTTTGGAAGTGTAACATGGGGTTCGGGCAGTCCTTTGCAGGTTTATTATATAATAAGAAATAATTTTTTAGTTATTGCTAAAAATTCTTCACTTAAATGGTTAATACCTAGAATAACACTATCTTTAATAGTATCAATAATGTTTGTTTTCCGCTTCCTATACAACAAAAATAAGGCCTGTCTTGTTGCGGCGATAAAAGGTATAATAGATGGTTTAAGAGAATTAAAAATAGGGATAATGAAAAGGGCTTATATTAGAAAAATTAGAAAAATAAGCGATGAAGAAGTAAATAAGGCTCTTAATAAGCGTGTCGATGTAAACTTATTACTCCCCCAAAGTGTGAGAAAAATACTCGGGCTCTAATTCAATTTCTAGCAATAATAAACGATAATCTATATTTAATTAAATTTTTAATTCTACATAGAGAACCAATACAGCTCAATAATTGGGACAGTGATATCTCTGCTACGAAATATTATTGACGTTTCTTTTCGATTAATGAAAAATAGTTTTCATATGCTTAATTTTGTTAAAGAACAAGCAGTATTATTGTTCCCCTTTAATAAGGAACCTAAAAACATTTAGTTCTCTATAAATAAAATATTAGAAAGGCTCGTGGGCTAAGCCTGTAGAATAAAATTAGTTTTGGTTGAAGAAATATGTCGCCACAAAAAATTATTTGTTTCTTCGGTCCCGACGGTTCAGGTAAAACTACGCTCGCAAGAGAGTTGGCGCAATTATTTGCACACAAAGGTATTAAAACAAAAATTTCTTGGATGAGAGGTACTCATACCTTTGCAAGTGTCCTCGCAAGGTTTCTTAATAAATTTAAGTACTTTAAAGGTCATGATAACCCCTATTATGGTATTAAAATTCCATCAAATTTTGTATTTTTGTGGCAGTTTATAGAGGTTATTTCAATTATTCCTATATGGTTCTTTAGATATGTCTTTCCTAGACTATTGGGCTATGTTGTTATTGGTGAGCGAAGTCTAGTAGACTTTATTGTGTGGATGATCCTAACGACACATGACTATAAGTTTATTACAAGTTTCTTAGGCAAAATTATTTTGTCGTTAAACAATAAATTGTGTCAAAACATATATATAACAGCAAATAAAGATATTTTGATTCAGCGACGAAAAGATATAACTATTTATACCATACCTATGCAGTTGTTATTGTATGATGTTATAGCTAGAAATATCAAGGTGCCAATAATTGATACATCTAATAAGGATATTTCATCATGTATGAAAGAATTAATTTCTATCATATTTTAATTGCATTGGTGATCAAAATGAATGAATATTTTAAAATAGTTTATGAAGTAGTGGTTCATAATAAGAAGAATGTATTTGACTTAAATAAGCATGTCCTACGGAACGCGAAACATAATAAAGTTTTACTTCATTTTCTAAGAGTAACGGAAATGGATAATGAAGTTAGAAATAGTGAAGAAAGAAAATTTAAGTTAACAATTGAAATGATTGAATTAATTAAAAATAAGCTGAAAAAATTTGAAGGAAAGTATGTATTTTTTAAATTAGTAAAACCTGTTGTATATGTTCCTTCAGATATAGATCTTTTAGTAAAACGCAATATTTTGGGAGACATTGTTTCAAGCCTTAAAGAGCTTGGTTTTTTCATAGAGGTTGTTGAACCGTACTGCGTTACTTTAAGATCATCATGTTGTGTAATTGATGTTTATGTACATCCAACCCTTGGTGGAATGATCTATCTTAATGGAGACCTACTTTTAGAACATAGTAGGGTTACTTCTTTCCATGGTACTGAGATCCCAACGCTTGAAACTTTTGCCGAAGCCCTAGTATGTGTTTCACATGCAATCTACAAGGAAAGAATATATACATTAAATGATTACATTACGGTGAAGAAATGGTTTTCATATAAATCTAATATATTATGTGACTTGCTTAGGTGTAGAGAAGCAGCCTTATTAGCTTTTCATATTAACAAAATGGTTGAACAACAGAAAATTGAATTACCGTTTAGAATACCTTTATCTTTATGGATTAATATCTTATTTTCAAAAATAAAAAACGACAACATTTCACGTGCAACATCACTTAACTTAATCAAGGCATTGAACGATAAAAGAATTGGTAGATTGATTCTTTCAAAGTTAACTAGGAAATATTATTAATGTATCGTTTTTGTTAATACAAATAATATAAAATTTAAGACTATAAAAATGGTTCATAAATCAGTCTTAATGAATAGTATTAAGAATACTGTAAATAGAGATTTGATTCTTTCTTTTAAGAATTATATTAATTATCTTTGATTCCAACAATGATATTTTTAATTATATGTGTTATAAATCCTTTATTTTTCAGAATAATATTACTTATAAAGAGATTAAATGATAATGAGATTGTTGAGGCTATAGTTAAGGTTATTGGTAGAAAGAGAGTTTCGTAACAATGCTAGAAGGACTATCTAGAAGCACTACTCAACGGGAGTCATTGCTGAATGCGTACGTAGGATCTTAGAATCTTAGAAGCATTATTACCATAGGTGATCTCATATGCAGAGGGAGATAGTTATCATAGTACTTAACTATAACGGATTACATGCGCTCGGAGCGAGGATACCGGGCAAATGCTTGAGGAGCATACTTGAAACCTATTATGAGAACTTAGTCACAATATTTGTAGACAACGGGTCTGTAGATAACAACGTACACTTTGTCTCAAGATATTTCCAAAATTCATTGACGAGGGATAACTAGACGTACTGCCATTGAAGAAGAATTGTGGTTGATCTGAAGGTAGTAATCGCGGAGCTGTATATGCTTTTAAAAGTATAGGACACATTACCTAGTATTTCTTAACAATGATGTATATATGCCTCAGAAGAGTGAGTTAAGGTTATTAATTGGAGCTGTGAGTCGGCATAATCTTTACGTGGCTTTACCCTAGTATATGAGGTGAAGTCGAAGAAGTATAATCTCTGAGATACTATTAAGAGTGA contains:
- a CDS encoding glycosyltransferase family 4 protein, with the translated sequence MVSRILVVSERYPPEGTGGSYATHMIVKLLAKTKKYRITVLTATLNPYRLQNVQYISIPYTLSSSKYCIWAEQIIKSNLIRKLINKHDIIYITDHSYILIPLAWKEEKKIIVHLHDYQPISASSVLIYWNGHTLNSKYSTLYYEILQKRSLARGIVSFLLSFVNDVVSQHIALADQIICVSNRQKELLISYMNGLKNKVAVIYNPIPDDLKNINSKINYSDYPIIAYMGGSNVIKGAYIALKAAIDVLRKTNNIKSKKVTFFMNILGKRDSSLKWQMGVGPIEIVDRIKNILAGNENLVITGWIDRKQYINLLQKSWAVLVPSLWEEPLPYVVMEAMVTGTIPLASRVGGIPEMVYNTPAYRFLFNPYNYNELQKNIESVTSLEKKEIEDIGNELIENAYKKFNEHIILNKLENVFN
- a CDS encoding alkaline phosphatase family protein, translating into MGKLALIGLDGMSWHVLLSYQDAFKSTLKLASNGMRGICWSIPPYTPPSWISISTGVHPLKHKILGFTKPLIDKKGNVKTVLIKSTDIKYPRLSEILSMNGMKSLVINHIFSYPLTGWFLFNHVIVSDDTSPQKIIFPRKFNMFLKYFQCSIKGSKESDKWIVDLAQKLEAKIEGIHKLIQEVEPDFLWVMFKEPDIIMHYLQFVAAGLHNDKVMEVFSLIDDFIDYVKKQFDYVVIVSDHGFNVYINRLNVYSILAKGLHLEETKRAILLKIFVLPLSKYVTWFLLSSMFKQSLWYKLRHYISLYFGSRKKFCNKINNVNNSTIFFDEVDADDAFIVYILDDEIFKKAISILKRHKLIEDATPFDIGGIKGILVVPKKGLHFINNRAYKEELIYFAASRHSPAGLYIIYGKHLSSEVRNINNYDIAPTVLSLLKIPLATHFDGKPLVLQPQLEKKDYLSKYYLLKKLYKIKEKVSLGGIYG
- a CDS encoding glycosyltransferase gives rise to the protein MSPLIRVLKVLFVIPHNPIWIGSEKTSILNHPALFRKLLLFRDSFDKIIVFRGYYDKYISKKIKIEHYKNGYFLDKVIDVAIPYSNILFYSFRIIVITLSLLISIVLFFNKRIKIVFLFFDHTHIFTLVLRLFVKLFNIPIISFYVNTPINVKEYFCYLFSKLCDSFSLVNHPLISLRLRLKKFLVIPNIPDQEFFQDVDIRNRDKKTIIVVSRLTPEKRVELAIPVMNKLGKIFPETKLFVIGDGPLRKYLEKLAFKYNLLNKNIFFLGHRHLHEVLSIMKKAGFLLHFSRHEYFPNVIVEAMACNLPVITFAVPAYCWILGEAASIPLYPQNLEDIVKSIIYLSNDDKMYYNKVLYQKRRLQYIIDLYNKQIYLLKNYISKLINKGYV
- a CDS encoding NAD(P)-dependent oxidoreductase, with protein sequence MMNEYMEYKVGIVGGSGYIGFELARYLSNFIKVKIIDIKPPINLPANIEYVYGDVRDYNSIKKALKDVDVVVHSAIIQIPRINKEKKLGYEVNVIGTQNVCKVTEENERIKGMVLTGTWHVFGEREITGIINEEFGYRPDKVEERAKLYALSKVIQESIVRFYDEMSEKVFGVIRLGTVLGERMPEKTAANIFINNGLKGKPLTPYKHSMYRPMLYIDINDVCRAFKIFIDKILNEEFKETSYHIINLVYPEPVTIIELAEIIKEVITEITNGKISPPIQIVDKGLPMMFSPEDKKKFQVDLSKLEKVLGIKSLISVKDSIRRIISSRLRNTVFNIQ
- a CDS encoding glycosyltransferase family 2 protein produces the protein MGRTCKVSVIILTYNSVSKLGKLFDKVLSSIFMQDYPNLEVIVVDNNSNDGTFEYVKKKYSSKYNLKVLRLKKNYGWGGGNNRGALLAKYSDFLLFVNDDAILGPNCVSKLVKVLNEHPNLAAVQPLIIEGNGNIICGLDMGFSGFSSIVSHIRSYPLSEAFYVSGAVFLTRTDVFFRSGMFDEDLFVYHDDTDYCWRLRLIGYKVACIADVYAYHFGSVTWGSGSPLQVYYIIRNNFLVIAKNSSLKWLIPRITLSLIVSIMFVFRFLYNKNKACLVAAIKGIIDGLRELKIGIMKRAYIRKIRKISDEEVNKALNKRVDVNLLLPQSVRKILGL